The Vigna angularis cultivar LongXiaoDou No.4 chromosome 6, ASM1680809v1, whole genome shotgun sequence genome contains the following window.
tttttagttttgtgaataaaaattattaaaatatccttaaccttaaaacttagaatccatgatatataagggtatttttgtctactaaaatccggtacacattgctaataAATCTCCATATATatgttaagggtattttaataattttcattctcaaaattttttttttaaaaaaaaaaaccccaaacccttactcacctctctcattcctctcaatcctttctctttcatttttctcactccaacattttctctgtcatccctactatagttccaattgaaaaaatcagaaacatttgtctttaaacaatttgtcttgtaaagagttgagtcattgacatattcaccttcaggcaaaaggttcattcaagatctcttcaatttcaccattttcactaacctctctaatttcatcatgtgcatatgttgaatcatcatctctaaaaaaaccctccaggctAATTAtcaattcttttggatgtcattatgcttgtgaaaattagataaaattatatacgacaaaaattataaaatgaaaactcattataaagtcattttttgtaagaaattgtttaacaatgagtgtttctgatttttttcaggccaattaccaattcctttgatgtcattatgcttgtgaaaattagataaaattagataagacaaaaattataaaataaaaactcattataaaatcattttttataagaaattgtttaacaacgagtatttctgatttttttttccaggtcaattactaATTCCTTGAAAATTACTAATTCcttgaaaattggataaaattagataagacaaaaattataagatgaaaactcattataaaatcatttttttgtaagattgtttaacggcaaatgttttttattttttcaattggggctacagtagggatgacagacaaaagattggagtgagaaagatgaaagaaaaagggttgagaggaatgagagaagtgagtaagggtttgggggattttttttattttttagttttgagaatgaaaattattaaaatactcttaaccttaaaacttagaatccatgatatataaggatatttttgtctactaaaactcggtacacattactaaaacgtagcaactgaaaaacagacgtacgctcgttagcaaacccatatatatataaatatatatatatatatatatatatatatatatatatattatcttcttttaatttgtatttaagatttatttcatatttttttattataaataaaatattatagatgtatatttaatataaaagaaattaattttatatataacttttattacattattcaacatgatatttaatcattatatataattaaatattatatctatcaaaatttattatttgttacacatattttttttatttactttctgGACACTCGTTAATATTTGATTTCACATATTTGATTCCACGTACAAAttgcatatattttaatataagaggTCCGTTAAAAATTTCActtgactaaaaataaaattataaataaatacaaacctctaatttataaataattttatgatattaaattaggtttaaagtttaataatatcattattaaatatattatctttagttaatttattattattattattatttatattttggtcttaatctttattatttttattataaataaaatattttgtatatatattcaattaaaaaaaattaatcaaatactTTCCTATATTGAGTAGTTTTAAATGTTAAGcacaaaaatcaatattaagTGTGTGTGTATAATAagttattcattatttttattttacgaTTAGATTATACTTTCAGTCTCTCACGATTGATGTGATTCTGATTCTAATATTTCTCAGTAGTCAAAtcgatttattttttttccatctgtaaacacatttattaattatattttatttaatatttaattaacttaaCACTTTCATTCAAATTATTAGTAAGATTCTAGTACGTATTAATTGCCCCCAATTGAtttttgattaaattatttaagcCACTTTTACTTGAAAGAAGCTAGACAATTTCACATTAAATATAAGGTAATGTAATGGTTTGGGTAATAAATTACTGTTTCTGTAAGCAATTTTTTTCCGACCAAATTAATGACTTAAATATTACACCATttgaaacatgaaaaaaaaaacacatgaaaaataaaagaaattttgagagagaagatTAAATCACGAGGTACTGAAATGAACTTGTTTTTAAACAAGGTGAGTTCTTCCTGCATCAATTTGAGTTTTGTTCACAGTAATGAAATTGCtgaaaaaaggaaagagaaacaGATGTGTGCTGTTGTTGAACGTTGTTGAATAACATACTTCAATACTTACATTCATTCAAATATTACTGCAATTCACAATTCACAAACTATGTTACATGACAAGAACAAAGATATAAATACAAGCTTCCaagaatcaatttaaaaattcaacttGAACCTTCATTCTCTACAAAGCAAGTTTTTGTAAAGCACCTGCTATATAAGGATTCGAATCCAAAATTGGCACCAGCAGATCTCAGGCAATGGATCTGAAGAGaggaaaaaattacaaaagaaaaatataccgAAGCCTATTGAGGTTCTACCCTTGTTGATGGAAACATTCCACTATAGCTAAAATCTTCTTCCCTGTAAGGATGTTGGGCATTTCCTCCACCTGCTTCCTCGTAAGTTTCTGATGTTGTAGCTGATTCAGAATTCGGGTTCAATCCAACAAGCTCGATTATGCTCTCAATCTCTTTTACAACCTCAGCCATTGTAGGCCTCTCAGCTGCATATTCTTTGACACACCTCATTGCCAACGTTACAAACTTTTCCAAAccttttggttttgttttcattatgGTTGGATCTAGAATGGAATGAAGGTTGTATAAATCTTTTGAAGTGTCCATTACCCTCATTACTTCTCTTACAATATACTTTCCTTGCTCTATTGGCCTTCTTGCTGTTGCTAGTTCCAGCATTAGCACTCCGTAGCTATATACATCACTCTTTTCTGTCAACTGCTGGGTCATGTAATATTCAGGATCCAAGTATCCCTGGGAGAATAACAAGGAAATAAGCTTGCATCAGATATACCTCtgataaattttaagtttaaagcTAACTCCCCGCAAATTATTGATTCGATTTCTACTTTATTGAAATGATACATTCTCTAAAAGGTGTCAAGTTTGCTTATTTTCTAAGCATTATGCCAATCACACTTTATAAAAAGTCATCATCAACCTGAAAACACAAGAGAGGTGAAGGTGTAATAATTGTCTTGTGCCTAAGCTTTTCCTGAAATCATCTCAAAAACTTGTTTACTTTATTTCCCTATGAGAAATTGTTTAGACTGTGAAGCAAAGGCTGATTTTATGACTGAAATTTTAAAGGTGGTTATTGGACATCCAACATCAACTAAAAGACATggccaaaataaaatataaaagtggaAACAACCCTCACTTCTTTTGGAGAAGCATTCAAACTATTAAAAGTGTCGcaacttataaatttattatctattcTAAACTAAGATGTGTGCAGCTTCATAAAGTAGGAGTGAAAGCATTCTATACAAACCATTGTCCCTTTGACTTGAGTAGTGACATGGCCCCTTTCACTATCAACAAGAAGTTTGGAGAGACCAAAATCAGCAACTTTTGCATTGAGGTGATGATCAAGTAAGATATTGCTAGATTTGATGTCCCTGTGTATGATTGGTGGGTTAGCAAGTTCATGAAGATAAGCTAGACCCCTGGCTGCACCTAATGCTACTTTAAGTCTCCTTATCCAATCCATCCAGATCCCAGACTTTCCTGTATTGGTAAAgtcaaatgaagaaaattagTTAAGTAATGAAACAGGCAACTTGATGGACTTTGgcttaattgaattttttaattggtTGTTATAACAGTATATTCGTGTAACAAAAGCCCAAATCCTTAGGTTGTAAATAGTTGCAGTTCAGCAGAAGGTAACGCAGTAAATTCTTATCAGTCTCCGTGACACTGATTTCTAGTCTTCAAATTGGATTAAGTTCACTGTTATTTATCTCTAAGTTTGAATTAAAATCAGGATCTTAACAGGTCCAGTTTATTATGAATGATTTCTTTCTGATCTGGTAATTGAAACTGGTTAGACGAGGCTTAAAATTGACCACCGAATGCTAAACTGTTGGCACAAAGACCAACTGTGGTGATTCATAATGAAATGGGCAAATGAGTAGTCTACTGTTAATAGTCaagaaatgaaatataaattaacagATGAAAATTTGTAGTCACGTCATCCCCATCATACATTTGAGTGTCATACAGCACGGAATATCCGAAGTGGTGAAGGAATTGAAAGTACCTGAGAGACTATCCATTAAAGTGCCATTGGGAATGTACTCATACACCAGCATTTGTTCACCCTTCTCAAAACAGAAACCCACAAGACTAACGAGATTCTTGTGATGGACCCTTGATAGAAGTTCAATCTCGGTTTTAAACTCAACAGCACCCTGCATAGATTCTTTTGCAGCCCGTTTGATAGCAACCAACTCCCCAGAGGGAAGTGTTCCTTGGTAAACCTTGAGAAAGAGGACTAATTAGATCTTGCAGATAAGTAAACAAGAAGATAACTATTTGGGAAAATACTTGGTTATTTCTGACACCTAGAGTGAAAATATGTCCAATAagatgtttttaaataaataaaaaaaggaaagtcACTAGATGCCATTAGAAAAAACCTGTCCATAGCCTCCAGATCCAATAGTATTGGTTTCTGAGAAGTTGTTGGTGTACTTCCTTAGGTCATCAAAAGAAAACCATCGTCCTCCTTTCAACTGAGGAGCAGTGCCACTATTCTTATTCTGATCCCAATTAGCTGCATTTATGATGACAACGAATAAATAAAAGACTACTTGTGAAGTCCTTGCAAGGAACAAAATTCAGTCAAGGCTGCAGCAATCACGCTTACCAAAAGGGTTCAACCCTGCAGATCTTTCTGCTCTTCTTTTCTGGCGAATGGCATACATCCCTGCAAGGGATGCCAGTACAATAAAGACCACAACAGCAACTACAGCACCAACAATAACCCCGGTATGTGATGACTTTGATCCATTTGGTTCTCCTAATTGACGTAAAGAATGAGAGTTAGAGGGAGAAAGGGCACCGTAAAATAGGACTGACAAGGCGTTCAGTATTTCTAGTTCATCTCACCTCCTGTGTAATCATAATTAGCACCCTTGAAGATGTATGGGGAGAAGAACTCTGGGGGCTTATAAATTTGGTTACTAAGCAGAAAAGCAATGGTTAAAACTCCAGTTGAATTGAAACGATCGCTTTGCGAGGGGAAGCATTGAAGAGTCAATTCAAAGTTATCAGAAGTAGAATTTCTCATGGGGTTACTAAGAGCAACTGAATCCACTGGAATGCTTTGGTTTCGGAAAGTATCCATCAGAGACTGCTCAAGCTCCCTATAGTAACTTGCGTCACTGAAGTTTGAGAAACTAAGAGCTCTCGATATAAGAAGTCCAGTATAGGGATATGCACATATACAATTTGGGCTGGCAATCTGATCAGAACTGCAAGGTGGAGGAGAACAATTATTTGGTGGTGTTGAATAAGACGAGGGATTTTGTACTGCTTCTTTGCAGTAACTATTCTCAGAAGATCCACTTTCACGACAAACTGGGTTGTTAGCTAGTCtgcaaaagcataaaacaactgCCTCAGTTTTGAATCCATGCAAATGACTGAACATTTTTTTATAGAGAAAAAAGGATATCATATATAATGAGGCTTGCCTTATTTCAAAACTTGGTAGATTGTTTCGCGGTTCAATCTCTGTTATTTCATTACTCTCCAAATTTATGAGTTGCAGACTTTTGGTATAGCTACTGAGATTTAGCATGCCACCGAGCTGGTTCTGCCCAAGTATCCTGTTACATATTTCAATAATCATAATCATCATTTGCTCAAGCATAACTTTTTAGGAACATGTCATTCGTTTTCTTCACGGCTAAAATGAAATcctgtttctattttttttttcacagagCATCTTATTCAAGAAGTAATGTCATTGGAAAGAATCAGAAACACGTAATGTGGGAAGCAACAATGAACAACATACACTGTTGTCAGTTCTGGCAGACTTgaaacccatgaaggtacattAGAGGCATTGAAAGCATTGTCGCTCATGTCCCTGCAGATAGTTTTCCATAAAAGACGCAAagtaaaaaatcattatatcaTGTATGAATCATATGCTCAAGTGTAGAATGCTGTTGTATAATTTGAGTgcagagaaaatattttttgtcaaCATGATTAAAGTTTACAAACTGAGTTAAACTTTTGttgaaataaattgaataaaagtgTCACTATTTTGTACTTACACGTATGTGAGACTATTCATTCCAGTAAAATCAGGCAGACTTCCATTTAGCTTATTGTGAGATAAATAGCTGCAAAAATAAAGTCCATGCCACGCCTTAGCAAAGTTTATTCTTTAGGAAAACTTAGACATTTTTGCATATAAACATGAAGTTAAATAGTGcatgtttctttaattttcttacatTTCGCTTAGTTTTCCGAGTCTGTTTAAGTTTGCCGGCACGCCCCCTGTTAATCCATTCTTGTCTAAGCGCCTGCGAtccaaagaaaatattaaatataaataaaagaagtcAAAGAGAAAGTCATAGATAGCATAGTTTTGTGAACGTAGCCATTGGACACGGTCTAAAATATACTTACAGAACTTCCAATGTCCCCACAGAACTAATGGAACTAGGAACACTGCCCTCTAGTTGATTGTGGTCAAAAAGCCTGGCAAAAAGAGTACAAGGGGTGATTAAGAGTCCAGTTGGTTTATAACCATAGACAATATTTCATGACACATTCTAATATATAATAGGTGCCTGAAATTAATTTGAATGATTGTCTAAACCATGATCCAAAATTAGTTatataaaaatctaaattaaataGACTCTAAGTCCTCTTAGGAAAATTCACTTAAGTCATCTTAACTCTCCATTATATAGTTGTAAAAGTAGAAATTGTACAAGATGTAATGAAGCTTACACGTGTTCCAGAATCATACTGGAGTTGAAAAGTTTTTCTGGTATTGTACCAGAGAGCTTATTGCTCCCCATATGACTGCAATCAGTGAACAAGATGTTAGGTCATTCAGGGAACTGGAAAATATCCAACCACGTTATGTGTTGATATGAAGTGAAAATTAACAGTGAGAATTGACATACAAGTGTTGTGCCTTAAGGAGCAGGTCAAGGCCTGGTCGTCCTTGGTCATCAGAGACAGGGATAGTCCCTTCAAGCTCGTTTTCAGCAAGATCAAGCCAATTGATatttgttagattgccaagagAGCGTGGTATATTTCCACTGAACCTGTTAGAGTTCAATGCTCTGCATGAAAAGCAACACATAATTTACCATGAATTAGTCCATTAAAGTAACATTAAACTTCGAGACAAAGTTAGATACTTTTAGGAACTGAACATTATATCAAGGCTGCACACCTAGCATAACATGTTCCATATTTTTATATGAAGCATCATTTTTGGATACAATCGAATAATAAGATgaactttaatattttctttatgcaAGTAAACCTTCTCCTAAAGGAATGAGCACAATTGTTAAGATGGAAGAAATCCTTACAGAAAGGTCAGCTGCGTTAGAGACCCTATTGAATCCGGAATCGGACCAGAGAAACCACAACCAACCAATGATCTGAAAAACAGTTAAAGAGGGAGAGTTAAAAAATCATCCTAAATTTTGTAAGGGAAAATTTCGGTCTGTATAAGAATcatttgattgaaaataaacTGCCTAACTTACAGGGATTTTAGGTTTTTCATATTCCCAATTGCTTCTGGAATTGTTCCTGTCAAACCCGTGTTGTAAGAAAGATCCCTACATGAACAGAAACAACATATTATTATGTGAGCTTCCAGAGAAACAACATATACCGTTTTCACTTTAAATATAACTTTGAATCTAATTCAGTTCTAAAAACCAGTTAGTAAAATAAGAATTGTATTGGATTCATATACTTCAGTTTTGACTACGGTGAAGTATCCAACAATAAGTTCAGTTTAGAAGAATGTTATTCAACAAATCACCACCAGTTCAGAAACACAGGCATAATGGTATCAGTTCAATGGCTGTTCAACTTGTATAAGAAGTACGCACAGAGTATCTAGTTCGGATAAAGACTCAATTGCCGAAGACAGTTGGCCACCAATATTCAAGCCTGGAACTCTCCTGAAAATAATAGCAATCAATTcagatatattttatatttaaagaatagAATGTATGATACAAGCTTTCATATATATCAATTTGGAGAAGCTAAAGAACCCAAGAACTAACAATTGGGTAATTCTTGTATTGCTGCAACGAATTCCATCCCAGCCACTGCAAGGATCTTGACCCACCCAACTTTGTGGCTTGTTACTCCAGGATTGTGTAAGGGAATTTAGTGCAGAATCTACAGCCATACcatttacattaaaaattgtCAAAAGGAAATTGAATTTTCGAACTAAACTACATAAATTCCTAGTGTTCATTAATCTATCTCCTCTCTCAGTGATTGCGCATGCTCTAGACCACAATTTACCATGAAAAGTGAATACTATAGAAAGCAACCTTTGTAGTCAAATCCTTCTCCTACTTCAGAAATCAAATGAATATCACACcgaaatgtttttaattttaatacataaagCAAACAATCTTTTTCTCACATCACATTCAGATTGAGAGAAGACAAGACAACCTAATATCAGtattttcttgaattatattattCCTTCAGTAAATTCTTTAAACACCGTTTTAAAGGTAATTTTTTTCCTCGCTCTCCATCTCACCATCCATCTTATTTCACGtttggttgaaaaaaaaattgtacagcCTTTTTCTACATATTTAATTTCTCTATCTTGTGTCCACTGTAATTTGTGATGTGCTCTTCGCATAGAACTGAGGCAAAGTTTCAAACTTTTAAGAGTTTAGCCACTTCTCGGCATATGGAAGAACGCCCCCCAAAAAAGTTGGATAATATTCCTCACTTTTTTCATGAGATGTGAAAGAACATACGTATAAGAAATTGTTAGATACAGACAGCAAAGACAGTGCAAAACACGAAAAAAGTAGAATTGAACTTACAATCCCGACTGTCTGTCTGTGATGCAACAAGCAGAACTTGGAAAAGAAGCAGCTGAAGAAGAATCACTTTATGTCGTTGGTCCATTACTCAATGTTTCTCTTGTGTTGGATCAGAAATGGAATGATGGAAGTTTTGGGTGGAAGCAATGATGACCAATAACCAAAGAGGATCAATCTATAGCAATTATGGTTTAATGAGAAAGCAAAGGCTTCATAGGATGACAAAACTGAATCAACAAACGATGGAAGACCAAACGCGGCCTCGAGATGGCTAAGGTTAACTAATACATTTTACTTAGTCAATGACTTTTGCATTCATTTTTCAACGGTTAGAATGGGATTAAGTcccaaaacataaaaataaaatattgacacACGGTGGCCACcaaccatcatcatcatcatcaccaacTTTCATCacattcttaaatatatttatacaagAATGGAACAAAACATAAAGGAACTTTGGATAGAGTCTATCGCCAAATATTCTAAGGAAGAAAGCTTCAAGAAAAGATGAAGTGATGGAATAAACAACCACCAAGAGAATGCCTTATTTTACTGCTTCAATCAGCACCCTTTCAACATTAAATATAGCTAAAAACTCGAGGTAGTTTGTACTAGTTTAAATATGATGCAAAGAGGGAATGAACAAGGAACAGATTCATGCATGTTTTTAGTACAGTAGATTGCCTTCAGAATAGGGTCTTGCTTCATCCACAAACACCTCTTCAGCTTCTTGATtcattacaaaaccaaaattaaatggTATTGCACTATAAAACAAGTCGCTACCAAAGTTGCCGTCCATGAAAATATAATGGTGGCActaataatgtattaaattgaTAACGGTGACAATAATActgttttttcattattatcattattaaatttgTCTTTAAAAAGCTTCACAaatgaaaaactataaaaaaatttattaatctaagaaaaattagatattatttttttaaataaaatcgtAATTTCATGTTTTGTAGTGGAAGAAAGAATTGTTTGAGCTAATGGATACATTTTTATCAATGTCAcgaagatatatatatatatatatatatatatatatataacgtaaatacaaatattttaccatatattaattaaaaaacatttttactaTAGCTTTTAGAGTTATTGCTATACAAGGTATATATGTCTAACGAACATAGCATTGTTTTGACAGTGTAAAAATTTTGCTTAGAAACTATATAGTCTAATTATGTCATAATTGGAGTGGGAATCTAAGGAGGCTGGAGAAAGATGCAGTCTTGTACTCCAACAAATTCTAACAGTTAAACATaggttttctgttttttatgacaacaaaaattaatgttttttaaactaTGATAGCTGTCACATAGTCTTACAGGTTAGCTGAGAAATAAAACGGTGCTATTTCTTATGTACACTTGAGattgtataatattatatgGGAAAACAATGTTACACAGATAAAACAAAGAATCATAGATTGGGACAAAATTATTTGACATGGATTTCGAATTTAGGTTTTAGATGTACATTTATGcaaaacattgaaaataaagGTTTTATTACATGTAATGGTTCAATTCAAATTAAAGGAGTTTCACCGTTGGAGCTTTTGAGGGGATGACTTTTAGATgcaaaatcgaatagtaaaataTGTACAGATATCCAACTTGGAAAAGTTACCacaaatctaataaaaaacatttttgtcAAATTGTCATGGCTACTTCCAAGTTGgtttttagatattatttttctcCCATTCAAATGAAGTGTGACAAATTAAACAGAAATATAATCTAAAGAATATGGCATGTTTATGTAAtggaattgaattaaatttagaaCCCTAATTCGTGGAAGAAAGTGGGAAAGTTGACTTTTGTGAGTTTTGGTTATTGGTTAGCTATGGAAAGAGACAGGGTGTAACAGGAGGGAAAACAAGGGCATTAGTTGTGTTGTGTAAACCTaatctaataatttaattaattctataaGTGGTCTTCTGTTTTATTTTGACGGTAATATCAATTCTTAATTCTTAAAAACTTGTTGGGTTAGGAGGCGGTCAAACCTAGTAACCTATTTTTTAAACCTctccaatttttttgttttctcttctaTAAACCACTTGTGACCCagtttttaactttatataatttaagTAGATTCTTCTCTgaatttactaaataaattcTGCAAGTTGCTTTACCCATCCAATTCccatttttttaacttaaaaatattaaattttttcttaccttttttaaatacatgaaaaattatagtctaatatatttgtaattttggcCATTATTCTTCCAATAATATGATATCTGTCTTTAATTTtgtctaatatatattgttgggAGAATAAAATGAGTGATAACAACAACCAGACTGTCATTGTTCACTTGGTTTGGTGCTTGAGATTTGATATCTTGGGTTTGATCAGATATCCTTGTGCTTCTCTGCCTTAAAGGAAATAATTCAGA
Protein-coding sequences here:
- the LOC108341199 gene encoding leucine-rich repeat receptor protein kinase HPCA1; this translates as MDQRHKVILLQLLLFQVLLVASQTDSRDYSALNSLTQSWSNKPQSWVGQDPCSGWDGIRCSNTRITQLRVPGLNIGGQLSSAIESLSELDTLDLSYNTGLTGTIPEAIGNMKNLKSLSLVGCGFSGPIPDSIGSLTQLTFLALNSNRFSGNIPRSLGNLTNINWLDLAENELEGTIPVSDDQGRPGLDLLLKAQHFHMGSNKLSGTIPEKLFNSSMILEHVLFDHNQLEGSVPSSISSVGTLEVLRLDKNGLTGGVPANLNRLGKLSEIYLSHNKLNGSLPDFTGMNSLTYVDMSDNAFNASNVPSWVSSLPELTTVILGQNQLGGMLNLSSYTKSLQLINLESNEITEIEPRNNLPSFEIRLANNPVCRESGSSENSYCKEAVQNPSSYSTPPNNCSPPPCSSDQIASPNCICAYPYTGLLISRALSFSNFSDASYYRELEQSLMDTFRNQSIPVDSVALSNPMRNSTSDNFELTLQCFPSQSDRFNSTGVLTIAFLLSNQIYKPPEFFSPYIFKGANYDYTGGEPNGSKSSHTGVIVGAVVAVVVFIVLASLAGMYAIRQKRRAERSAGLNPFANWDQNKNSGTAPQLKGGRWFSFDDLRKYTNNFSETNTIGSGGYGQVYQGTLPSGELVAIKRAAKESMQGAVEFKTEIELLSRVHHKNLVSLVGFCFEKGEQMLVYEYIPNGTLMDSLSGKSGIWMDWIRRLKVALGAARGLAYLHELANPPIIHRDIKSSNILLDHHLNAKVADFGLSKLLVDSERGHVTTQVKGTMGYLDPEYYMTQQLTEKSDVYSYGVLMLELATARRPIEQGKYIVREVMRVMDTSKDLYNLHSILDPTIMKTKPKGLEKFVTLAMRCVKEYAAERPTMAEVVKEIESIIELVGLNPNSESATTSETYEEAGGGNAQHPYREEDFSYSGMFPSTRVEPQ